In one Anaerolineales bacterium genomic region, the following are encoded:
- a CDS encoding RpiB/LacA/LacB family sugar-phosphate isomerase, with amino-acid sequence MRIAVGSDERTSLTDSVIDILRGQEHEVILFGPLAEQSSTWPAVARDVAEAVARGDADEGILFCWTGTGVSIAANKIPGVRAALCGDAETARGARLWNDANVLCLSLRHLSEAVAKEILETWFSTAYVPNPEDDACLSDLEEIEQKYSQ; translated from the coding sequence ATGCGCATTGCCGTCGGATCGGACGAACGCACCTCGCTTACCGACTCGGTCATCGACATCTTGAGAGGACAGGAGCACGAAGTCATCCTGTTCGGCCCGCTTGCGGAGCAATCCTCCACATGGCCGGCTGTCGCCCGGGACGTCGCCGAGGCGGTGGCGCGAGGAGATGCGGACGAGGGTATTCTTTTCTGTTGGACGGGAACGGGCGTGAGCATCGCCGCGAATAAAATCCCCGGCGTGCGCGCCGCGCTGTGCGGCGATGCCGAGACTGCCCGCGGCGCACGACTGTGGAACGACGCCAATGTGCTCTGCTTGTCGCTGCGGCATTTATCCGAAGCAGTGGCCAAGGAAATACTTGAAACCTGGTTTTCTACAGCGTATGTGCCAAACCCGGAGGACGATGCATGCCTCTCGGACCTGGAGGAAATCGAACAGAAATATTCGCAGTAA